One window of Rasiella rasia genomic DNA carries:
- a CDS encoding DUF5723 family protein — MKNYCFFIVALWVCTSFAQNKQVLYGLTEAPQNLMLNPGSKVPYKKHFGIPLFSQIHINGGSSGVSAYDIFQESDIDINTRIRNKIFELENTDFFTATQQLEILSFGWRSKNDIYFSGGVYQEFDFITYFPRDLAILAWEGNRDYLDYPFNLGELSLTADLLTVYHFGANKQLTDKLTLGLRAKVYSSMISFSSTDNQGTFTTSLDTDGVNIYDHTIADANVTVNTSGVASLRDRDGAGDVSGDILGRAFFGGNLGVGVDIGATYDVTNRITASASVLDLGAIFHTKDIESYQATGDYTLNGIELIFPPLGDGEPTLPYYDNLEDELENEIPIDTITSGYTQWRPLKINASVEYGFGNSIGGECDCTNPGGGVTWQQAIGAQFYSIFRPKGPQMAGTVYYRRKFTETLSAKATYTVDPYSTSNVGLGVVADIGKFNLFVAADNLLRYGNLAKAKSVSLQLGLNIKIDER; from the coding sequence ATGAAAAATTACTGTTTCTTCATTGTAGCCCTATGGGTGTGTACAAGTTTTGCCCAAAACAAGCAGGTTTTGTATGGTTTAACCGAGGCACCGCAAAATTTAATGCTTAATCCTGGTAGTAAAGTCCCATATAAAAAGCATTTCGGTATCCCGTTGTTTTCACAAATTCATATTAACGGGGGCTCATCAGGTGTTTCTGCCTATGATATTTTTCAAGAAAGTGATATAGATATTAACACGCGTATTCGAAATAAAATCTTTGAACTAGAAAACACAGATTTTTTTACTGCTACGCAACAGTTAGAGATACTTAGCTTTGGTTGGAGAAGCAAGAATGATATTTACTTTTCTGGAGGTGTATATCAAGAGTTCGATTTTATAACCTATTTTCCTCGTGACTTAGCAATCTTAGCATGGGAAGGAAATAGAGATTATCTTGATTACCCGTTTAACTTAGGAGAGTTAAGCTTAACAGCAGACTTACTTACTGTTTATCATTTTGGCGCTAATAAACAGCTAACAGATAAATTAACCTTAGGACTAAGAGCAAAAGTCTACTCAAGTATGATAAGCTTTAGTAGTACCGACAACCAAGGAACATTTACAACAAGTTTAGATACAGATGGTGTTAACATTTATGATCATACTATTGCAGACGCAAATGTTACCGTAAACACTTCTGGAGTTGCCTCTTTGCGAGATAGAGATGGAGCAGGTGATGTAAGTGGTGATATCTTAGGGCGCGCATTTTTTGGTGGTAATTTGGGAGTGGGTGTAGATATTGGTGCTACATACGATGTCACTAATAGAATTACGGCATCAGCAAGTGTTTTAGACTTAGGCGCTATCTTTCACACTAAAGATATTGAAAGCTATCAAGCAACTGGAGATTATACATTAAATGGAATTGAGTTAATCTTTCCACCGTTAGGCGATGGAGAGCCTACACTTCCTTATTACGATAACTTAGAAGATGAATTGGAAAATGAAATACCCATAGATACCATTACTTCTGGTTATACACAGTGGCGACCTCTTAAAATAAACGCAAGTGTTGAGTATGGCTTCGGAAATAGCATTGGGGGCGAATGCGATTGTACAAATCCAGGTGGTGGTGTTACTTGGCAACAAGCAATAGGAGCGCAATTTTATAGCATTTTTAGACCAAAAGGTCCCCAAATGGCAGGTACCGTGTACTACCGAAGAAAATTTACCGAAACACTCTCAGCAAAAGCCACCTATACTGTAGACCCTTATAGCACCTCCAACGTAGGGCTGGGTGTTGTTGCAGATATCGGGAAATTTAATTTATTTGTGGCAGCAGATAACCTCCTACGCTATGGTAATTTGGCCAAAGCAAAAAGTGTATCTTTACAACTCGGTTTAAATATTAAAATAGATGAAAGGTAA
- a CDS encoding SusC/RagA family TonB-linked outer membrane protein, producing the protein MRTKFSGILTLLLALVVQLTFAQEKTISGTVTDNGGLPLPGVNIIVKGTSNGTQSDFDGNYSISASMGQTLVFSYVGFKTTERPVGAASNISIQMEEDAQALEEVVVTGYGIPREKKALGYAVSTLEAEAVENKPESDVVRTLNGKVAGVQITGTGGATGSGTNFIIRSKSSITGSNQPLFIVDGVPFDGGTNQQSGFAGGNSVTSSRFLDLDPNNIESVSVLKGLSAAVLYGQQGRNGVVLITTKNGSSKNLNKKFEITLSQSVYTTQISNLPDYQNDYGQGSDNTPNPGFVGNWGGRFDAGLTIAHPYATQGDLFPEFDGLEIPYTAAENNVSDFFRTGIGSSTSVNVSGSPGEGGSRYNINFGYTTEDGYIPNNGLTRYNIGMGGSTKLSNKFSFDGTANFSSLEVNTPPIAANNAAGAISIFTRLLFIPRNLDLGNLPYENPNDRSSVYYRGDQENPYWLVDNAGLEQKTNRFYGKLSASYEISENILASYRFGLDTYTENQEFRVAKGNVTVPYNNGGYLRTTEGTNFIFDHNLNFSFNNISLTEKFDMTAQLGFNARRDEYEQFGISSVGQVVFGFFNHRNFLTQQNNDPVAGNLDYRLERNILGAYGEASFDYDNFLFLTLSGRNDWGSNVEQENRSIFYPGVSLSFIPTSLDGVSSNGALNFLKLRAGYGTSARFPGLYGTRATLNTVSNSFVQANGNTTTINSLPAGSPNPDLKPELQKEFEVGAEVEMFNRRLSIDATVYKRIIEDQIVNRPTNPSTGFTNINDNVAESEIEGVELGVDFTLLKSDDFTWSLRNNFTAFENQVVDLGGLEAFPYAGFIGLGNYASEGEALGVIKGNYAARYDVNNTTPDNDLGIQNVGVEGVLLINPNDGKVINSDDLGLPFETVGDPNPDWRATTINTFAYKGLTLSAQVEYTHGGDIFSQTATQYYRRGVTTVNVDNREGSYVIPGILANPNTGQPLTDANGDFIENTIQIGANDVFFINLVDPVGQGIYDASHLRLREVSLTYSLDEKMLDRTPFGNVTFGISGQNLYVRTFNIPQAFNFDPEALSTGVGNGDGLDFQTGPSSKRYSFSVKATF; encoded by the coding sequence ATGAGAACAAAGTTTAGTGGAATTTTAACGCTTTTACTAGCGTTAGTAGTGCAACTCACGTTCGCACAAGAAAAAACAATCTCCGGTACGGTGACCGACAATGGCGGTTTGCCCTTACCAGGAGTAAATATCATCGTTAAAGGCACGAGTAACGGTACTCAATCTGATTTTGATGGAAATTATTCTATCTCTGCCAGTATGGGACAGACACTTGTGTTTAGTTACGTTGGTTTTAAAACTACTGAGCGCCCTGTTGGTGCTGCAAGTAACATAAGCATCCAAATGGAAGAAGATGCTCAGGCGCTTGAGGAAGTAGTAGTAACTGGTTATGGTATACCTAGAGAGAAAAAGGCTCTTGGATATGCTGTAAGTACCTTAGAAGCTGAAGCTGTTGAAAACAAACCGGAATCTGACGTTGTTAGAACGTTAAACGGTAAGGTTGCTGGTGTTCAGATTACAGGTACTGGTGGTGCCACTGGTTCTGGAACAAACTTCATCATTCGTTCAAAAAGTTCGATTACTGGTAGTAATCAGCCACTATTTATCGTAGATGGTGTTCCTTTTGACGGGGGTACTAATCAACAATCTGGTTTTGCCGGTGGTAACTCTGTTACTAGTAGCCGTTTCTTAGATTTAGATCCTAACAACATTGAAAGTGTTAGTGTATTGAAAGGTTTAAGTGCTGCTGTATTATACGGACAACAAGGTAGAAATGGTGTTGTATTAATTACCACAAAAAACGGAAGTTCTAAAAATTTAAATAAGAAATTTGAGATTACTTTATCTCAGTCTGTTTACACGACACAAATTTCTAACCTTCCTGATTACCAAAATGATTACGGACAAGGTTCTGACAATACTCCTAACCCAGGTTTCGTAGGAAACTGGGGTGGACGTTTTGATGCAGGTCTTACAATCGCTCACCCATATGCGACTCAAGGGGATCTTTTCCCTGAGTTTGATGGATTAGAGATTCCTTACACTGCTGCTGAGAATAACGTTTCAGATTTCTTCAGAACAGGTATTGGTAGTTCTACATCTGTTAACGTATCTGGTTCTCCAGGAGAAGGCGGAAGTCGCTATAACATTAACTTTGGTTACACTACAGAAGATGGTTATATTCCTAATAACGGATTAACTCGTTACAATATTGGTATGGGTGGATCTACAAAGCTTTCTAACAAGTTTAGCTTTGATGGAACTGCTAACTTTAGTAGCTTAGAGGTAAACACTCCACCAATTGCTGCAAACAATGCTGCTGGTGCAATCTCTATCTTTACACGTTTATTATTTATACCTCGTAACTTAGACCTTGGTAACTTACCATATGAGAATCCAAACGATAGATCTAGTGTATACTACCGTGGTGACCAAGAAAACCCATACTGGTTAGTAGATAATGCAGGTTTAGAGCAAAAAACGAACCGTTTCTACGGAAAGTTATCAGCATCTTACGAGATTTCTGAGAACATTTTAGCTTCTTACCGTTTTGGTTTAGATACATACACAGAAAACCAAGAGTTTCGTGTAGCTAAAGGAAACGTTACAGTACCTTACAACAACGGTGGTTACTTAAGAACTACTGAAGGAACAAACTTTATCTTTGACCACAACTTAAACTTTAGTTTTAACAATATCAGTCTTACAGAAAAGTTTGACATGACCGCTCAATTAGGTTTCAACGCAAGAAGAGATGAGTATGAGCAGTTTGGTATTTCAAGTGTTGGACAAGTAGTATTTGGTTTCTTTAACCACAGAAACTTCTTAACACAGCAAAACAACGATCCAGTTGCTGGAAATTTAGATTACAGACTTGAGCGTAACATTTTAGGAGCCTATGGTGAAGCTTCTTTTGACTACGACAACTTCTTATTCTTAACATTATCTGGACGAAATGACTGGGGATCTAACGTAGAGCAAGAAAATAGATCTATTTTCTATCCAGGGGTATCATTATCATTCATCCCTACGTCATTAGACGGAGTAAGTTCTAACGGTGCATTAAACTTCTTGAAGTTACGTGCTGGTTACGGTACTTCTGCTCGTTTCCCAGGATTATACGGAACAAGAGCTACATTAAATACTGTATCTAACTCGTTTGTTCAAGCTAACGGAAACACAACTACAATTAACTCTTTACCTGCTGGAAGTCCAAATCCAGACTTGAAGCCTGAGCTTCAAAAAGAATTTGAAGTTGGTGCTGAAGTTGAAATGTTCAATAGAAGATTATCTATTGATGCAACAGTGTACAAGCGTATTATTGAAGATCAAATCGTAAACAGACCAACTAATCCATCTACTGGTTTTACTAACATTAACGACAACGTTGCTGAAAGTGAAATTGAAGGTGTGGAATTAGGGGTTGACTTTACGCTATTAAAGAGCGACGACTTTACATGGAGCCTACGTAATAACTTTACTGCATTTGAAAACCAAGTAGTTGACTTAGGTGGACTAGAGGCTTTCCCATATGCTGGATTTATTGGTCTAGGTAACTATGCATCTGAAGGAGAAGCTTTAGGTGTTATTAAAGGTAACTACGCTGCTAGATATGATGTAAACAACACTACTCCAGATAATGATTTGGGTATTCAAAATGTTGGTGTTGAAGGGGTGTTATTAATTAACCCTAATGATGGTAAAGTTATCAATAGTGATGATTTAGGTTTACCGTTTGAAACTGTAGGTGATCCTAATCCAGATTGGAGAGCAACTACAATTAATACATTTGCATATAAAGGACTAACACTTTCTGCTCAAGTAGAGTATACGCATGGAGGAGATATTTTCTCTCAAACCGCAACTCAGTACTACAGACGTGGTGTTACAACTGTAAATGTTGACAACAGAGAAGGTAGTTATGTAATTCCAGGTATCTTGGCAAACCCAAATACAGGGCAGCCTTTAACAGATGCTAATGGTGACTTTATAGAGAACACAATTCAGATTGGTGCTAACGATGTATTCTTCATCAACTTAGTAGACCCAGTAGGACAAGGTATCTACGATGCGTCTCACTTACGTTTAAGAGAAGTTTCATTGACTTATAGCCTAGACGAGAAAATGTTAGACAGAACTCCATTTGGTAATGTAACCTTTGGAATTTCAGGACAGAACTTATATGTAAGAACATTCAACATTCCACAAGCATTTAATTTCGATCCTGAAGCATTAAGTACTGGTGTTGGTAATGGTGATGGTTTGGATTTCCAAACTGGTCCTTCGTCTAAGCGCTACTCATTTAGTGTAAAAGCAACATTCTAA
- the rlmB gene encoding 23S rRNA (guanosine(2251)-2'-O)-methyltransferase RlmB, translating to MKKENKIFGIYPVLEALKSDTVLDKLYVQKDIQNPKIQSIVDEAQATGTTINEVPIEKLNRLTRGNHQGIVAITSPINFPSLEATVEGVLAQNKTPLFLVLDQISDVRNFGAILRTAECTGVDAVIIQKKGGAPVSGDTVKTSAGAIFSIPVCKVDHIKDAIFYLQGSGITTLAATEKSNETIYQKNLNQALAIVMGSEGKGVSKSVLSLVDDSASLPLLGSINSLNVSVACGAFLYEVIRQRTL from the coding sequence ATGAAGAAAGAAAATAAAATTTTTGGTATCTACCCAGTGTTAGAAGCTCTTAAATCTGACACTGTACTAGACAAACTGTATGTTCAAAAAGATATTCAAAATCCAAAAATACAATCTATAGTCGATGAAGCTCAAGCAACAGGAACCACGATAAATGAAGTGCCTATTGAAAAGCTTAATCGCCTTACACGAGGGAATCATCAAGGAATTGTGGCAATTACCTCTCCGATTAACTTCCCGAGCTTAGAAGCCACCGTAGAGGGCGTATTAGCACAAAACAAAACTCCTTTATTTCTTGTGCTTGATCAAATAAGCGACGTTAGAAACTTTGGTGCTATATTACGAACCGCTGAATGTACAGGAGTAGATGCTGTTATTATACAAAAAAAAGGAGGAGCTCCTGTAAGTGGTGACACCGTTAAGACTTCTGCTGGTGCGATTTTTAGCATTCCAGTGTGTAAAGTAGACCACATAAAAGATGCTATATTCTATCTGCAAGGGTCGGGTATTACAACATTAGCTGCTACCGAAAAAAGCAATGAAACTATTTATCAAAAAAATTTAAACCAAGCCTTAGCTATCGTAATGGGTTCTGAAGGTAAAGGTGTTTCGAAATCTGTTCTATCACTAGTAGATGATAGTGCTTCCCTCCCACTCCTTGGCTCGATTAACTCTCTAAATGTTTCGGTTGCATGCGGTGCATTTTTATACGAAGTAATTAGACAAAGGACTTTATAA
- a CDS encoding replication-associated recombination protein A — protein MNVPLAERIRPKSLDEYFSQQHLVGPEGSLTAQLQSGVLSSLILWGPPGTGKTTLANIIANQSGRPFHTLSAIDSGVAAVREVINKAKQGSGLFTTKNPILFIDEIHRFSKSQQDSLLGAVEKGWVTLIGATTENPSFEVIPALLSRCQVYVLEAFSKSDLENLLNRAIATDTLLSQKKITLKETQALIRLSGGDARKLLNMLELVVLSESADIVEVTNTLVLQKVQKNTVLYDKTGEQHYDIISAFIKSIRGSDPNAAVYWLARMIEGGEDVKFIARRLLILASEDIGNANPTALVLANSTFQAVTTIGYPESRILLSQCTIYLATSPKSNASYEAINKAQQLVKQTDNLSVPLSLRNAPTRLMKELGYGKQYKYAHSYEGNFIAHEFLPEEISGTSFYKPGNNPKEKSISSYLKQLWKDKYDF, from the coding sequence ATGAATGTCCCTTTAGCAGAACGAATACGTCCAAAATCGTTGGATGAATATTTCAGCCAACAACACCTGGTGGGGCCAGAAGGTTCACTAACCGCTCAATTACAGTCTGGTGTTTTATCGTCGTTAATTTTATGGGGACCTCCAGGAACCGGTAAAACAACACTGGCAAACATTATAGCCAATCAGTCTGGACGCCCGTTCCATACTTTAAGTGCCATAGACAGTGGAGTAGCAGCTGTTAGAGAAGTTATTAATAAAGCTAAACAAGGTAGCGGCTTATTTACCACCAAAAATCCTATTCTATTTATAGATGAGATACATCGTTTTAGTAAATCGCAGCAAGATTCGCTTTTAGGAGCAGTTGAAAAGGGCTGGGTTACACTTATTGGCGCTACCACTGAAAATCCAAGTTTTGAAGTTATACCTGCCCTCTTGTCACGATGTCAAGTATATGTTTTAGAAGCTTTTAGTAAATCTGACCTAGAGAACCTGCTAAATAGAGCTATTGCAACAGATACTTTACTGTCTCAAAAGAAAATCACCTTAAAAGAGACTCAAGCGCTTATTAGGCTTTCGGGAGGAGATGCCCGTAAATTATTAAATATGCTTGAACTTGTGGTTTTATCTGAGTCTGCAGACATTGTTGAAGTCACCAATACCCTTGTTCTACAAAAAGTTCAGAAGAACACAGTACTTTATGACAAAACTGGAGAACAACATTATGATATTATTTCGGCTTTTATTAAATCTATTCGTGGTAGTGACCCTAATGCCGCAGTATATTGGCTTGCACGAATGATTGAAGGCGGCGAGGACGTAAAATTTATTGCTAGGAGATTGTTAATCCTTGCTTCCGAAGATATTGGTAATGCCAACCCTACTGCCCTAGTGCTAGCCAACAGCACATTTCAAGCCGTTACAACTATTGGTTACCCCGAGTCTAGAATACTTTTAAGTCAGTGTACTATTTATTTAGCCACCTCTCCAAAAAGTAACGCTAGCTACGAAGCCATAAACAAGGCCCAACAGCTCGTAAAACAAACCGACAATCTATCTGTGCCACTTTCGCTTAGAAACGCGCCTACAAGGCTTATGAAAGAGCTAGGATATGGTAAGCAGTATAAATATGCTCACAGTTATGAGGGGAATTTTATTGCTCACGAGTTTTTACCCGAAGAAATTTCAGGAACTTCATTTTACAAACCAGGAAACAATCCTAAAGAAAAGTCTATTAGTAGTTATTTAAAACAACTTTGGAAAGACAAATATGATTTCTAG
- a CDS encoding SusD/RagB family nutrient-binding outer membrane lipoprotein, translating to MKNILKITLLSAIVAFFVSCETGELELLVSPNDVTIDNADPNFVLNDIQITFNGIVGGYSGTSRQITRQVNLFGTYNNAVDGNTLSLATGPWAQSYQMFSNIDLLDGINEAQAETGGIPYHLGMAQVIEAYAYMLLVDYVGDVPFSEANNPSEFPNPNVDPGETIYAAQLELLDAAIANFNLGNNTTGVRIPEDLYYETFDASKWIALANTLKIRANLNTGNASGINAALSGNIIDNNDEDFQFSYSATDSPESRHPFFTSSYLAAGAGQRMSNNLYDLMNVGSADGLFVENGTVDPRARYYFYRQTSSDPSGSDLPCEANFSAYDYCYVGNLYWGRDHADDEGLPNDGFKRTVYGVYPGGGAFDDDSFIESRANTATLNGAGIRPIYLASYTHFALAEAALTLGTSGSASNYLELGIRRSMDKVRGFADGLDSGDFAMTNADIDAYVSRVLSEYNSANNAGKLEIIAREHFIAAWGNGTEPYNLYRRTAGPDLQAPIIPAGPFPRSFRYPSTEIDGNPNIQQQGPNTRVFWDTNSANLD from the coding sequence ATGAAAAATATTTTAAAAATCACATTACTTTCGGCGATTGTAGCTTTCTTTGTAAGCTGTGAGACCGGTGAATTAGAGCTTTTAGTGAGTCCTAATGATGTAACTATAGATAACGCAGATCCAAATTTCGTATTAAACGATATTCAAATTACCTTCAATGGTATCGTTGGTGGATATAGCGGTACTTCTCGTCAAATCACACGTCAGGTAAACCTATTTGGAACTTACAATAATGCTGTTGATGGAAATACTTTGTCTTTAGCTACAGGACCATGGGCACAATCATATCAGATGTTTTCTAACATCGACTTACTTGATGGAATTAACGAAGCACAAGCAGAAACAGGTGGTATTCCTTATCACTTAGGTATGGCTCAAGTTATTGAAGCATACGCTTATATGTTATTAGTTGATTATGTTGGAGATGTTCCTTTTTCAGAAGCAAACAATCCATCTGAATTTCCTAATCCTAATGTTGATCCAGGTGAGACTATTTATGCTGCTCAATTAGAACTTTTAGATGCTGCTATTGCAAACTTTAACTTAGGTAATAATACTACAGGTGTTAGAATTCCTGAAGATCTTTATTATGAAACTTTTGATGCGAGCAAATGGATTGCCTTGGCAAATACATTAAAAATCCGTGCGAATCTTAATACTGGTAACGCTAGTGGAATTAACGCTGCACTTTCTGGAAACATTATTGATAATAACGATGAAGACTTCCAATTTTCATACTCTGCTACAGATTCTCCTGAAAGTAGACACCCATTCTTTACATCTAGTTACTTAGCCGCAGGTGCTGGGCAACGTATGAGTAATAACTTATATGATTTAATGAATGTAGGAAGTGCGGATGGTCTTTTTGTTGAAAACGGTACTGTAGACCCTAGAGCTCGTTACTATTTTTACCGACAGACTTCATCAGATCCTTCAGGATCAGATTTACCATGTGAGGCTAACTTTTCTGCATATGACTATTGCTATGTTGGAAACTTATACTGGGGTCGTGACCACGCAGATGATGAAGGTCTTCCGAATGATGGTTTCAAAAGAACTGTATACGGAGTGTACCCAGGTGGAGGTGCTTTTGATGATGATTCATTTATAGAATCAAGAGCTAATACTGCAACCTTAAACGGTGCTGGTATTCGTCCAATATACTTAGCTTCATATACGCATTTTGCTTTAGCTGAAGCTGCTCTTACCTTAGGTACATCAGGAAGTGCTTCTAACTACTTAGAATTAGGTATTAGAAGAAGTATGGATAAGGTACGTGGTTTTGCCGACGGATTAGATTCTGGTGATTTTGCAATGACAAATGCTGATATTGATGCATACGTATCTCGTGTTCTTTCAGAATACAACAGTGCAAACAATGCAGGAAAACTAGAAATTATTGCTAGAGAGCATTTTATCGCTGCATGGGGTAACGGTACAGAACCTTATAACCTATACAGAAGAACAGCTGGACCAGACTTACAGGCACCTATTATTCCTGCAGGTCCGTTCCCAAGATCGTTTAGATACCCAAGTACTGAAATTGATGGTAACCCTAACATTCAGCAACAAGGACCTAATACTAGAGTTTTCTGGGATACAAATTCTGCTAACTTAGACTAA
- a CDS encoding rhomboid family intramembrane serine protease: MSAKKPLEFSLEVITYPLLFVFVAWLVFWAETRFKVNLNYLGIVPKSVEGLRGILFAPFIHGSLKHLFNNSIPLLVLGTALFYFYRNIRFRVFFIGFILTGLLTWIIGRPATHIGASGIVYLLASFLFFKGIFSKQYQLTALAFVVVFLYGSLLWYVFPIDPKISWEGHLSGLLVGLLLAVLFRKNPVQNKKFEWEKESYNPEDDEFMKHFDEDGNFIESLPVDDDETVSNDELSEKKDLKIVIRYSYKKSDKKTDTL, from the coding sequence ATGTCTGCTAAAAAGCCTTTAGAGTTTTCATTAGAAGTAATAACATATCCGCTACTATTTGTATTTGTAGCGTGGTTGGTATTTTGGGCAGAAACAAGATTTAAAGTGAATCTAAACTACTTAGGAATTGTCCCTAAAAGTGTAGAAGGTCTACGGGGTATTCTTTTTGCACCGTTCATTCATGGAAGTTTAAAACACCTGTTTAATAACTCCATACCACTGTTAGTATTAGGAACAGCGTTGTTCTATTTTTATCGAAATATTCGTTTTCGAGTTTTCTTCATTGGGTTTATTCTAACAGGTTTGCTTACTTGGATTATAGGAAGACCGGCAACACATATTGGTGCCAGCGGAATAGTATATTTATTAGCTTCATTTCTATTTTTCAAAGGAATTTTCTCTAAACAATATCAACTCACCGCATTGGCCTTTGTGGTTGTCTTTCTGTACGGTAGCTTATTGTGGTATGTGTTTCCTATCGATCCAAAAATATCATGGGAGGGACATCTATCTGGCTTACTCGTTGGATTGTTATTGGCAGTACTATTTCGTAAAAACCCTGTTCAGAATAAAAAATTTGAATGGGAAAAGGAAAGTTATAATCCTGAAGACGATGAATTTATGAAGCATTTCGATGAGGATGGAAACTTTATTGAATCGTTGCCTGTTGACGATGATGAAACGGTCTCGAACGATGAGCTTTCTGAAAAAAAAGATTTGAAGATTGTCATTCGATATTCTTATAAAAAGTCTGATAAAAAAACAGATACTTTATAA
- a CDS encoding YjjG family noncanonical pyrimidine nucleotidase has product MRNITDVFFDLDHTLWDFDKNSGLAFQRVFNKHRVELKLAQFLEVYEPINFNYWKAYREERVTKQELRRGRLIDTFAAFQMVYPMNVIDEMAVSYIDELPGNNYLLEGASEILTYLASSYNLHIITNGFTEVQGIKLKNSDIAHFFKTVTSSEEVGVKKPNKLVFETALQKANSSAAKSIMIGDTFEADIVGANAVGMKTIFYNYRNENIFGNHITIHHLREIKNYL; this is encoded by the coding sequence ATGCGTAACATTACCGATGTATTTTTTGACCTAGACCATACTTTATGGGATTTCGATAAGAATTCTGGACTTGCATTTCAGCGCGTTTTTAACAAGCATCGTGTTGAACTTAAGCTTGCACAGTTTTTAGAGGTCTACGAGCCAATTAACTTTAACTATTGGAAAGCATACCGTGAAGAACGTGTTACAAAGCAAGAACTTAGAAGAGGAAGACTCATAGACACATTTGCCGCTTTTCAGATGGTATACCCAATGAACGTAATTGATGAAATGGCTGTTTCTTATATCGATGAACTCCCCGGAAATAATTACTTACTTGAGGGTGCTTCGGAAATTTTAACCTATCTGGCTTCGTCCTATAACCTACATATTATTACCAATGGTTTTACCGAGGTACAAGGAATTAAACTTAAGAATAGCGACATAGCTCATTTTTTTAAAACAGTAACCTCTTCTGAAGAAGTTGGTGTAAAAAAACCAAATAAGCTAGTTTTCGAGACCGCGCTGCAGAAGGCAAATAGTTCAGCTGCAAAGAGTATTATGATTGGCGATACTTTTGAAGCCGATATTGTTGGAGCCAACGCGGTTGGTATGAAAACTATTTTCTATAATTATAGAAATGAAAATATTTTTGGAAATCATATTACCATACATCACCTTAGGGAGATAAAGAATTACCTGTAA